One Longimicrobiales bacterium DNA window includes the following coding sequences:
- a CDS encoding SDR family oxidoreductase yields MTNQEPVYLIFGAYGGVGGALARRLELGGAQLALSGRDPARLAPLATELGALALPADASDFEAVEQAVEQVMDAHGRIDGVASCVGSLLLKPAHLTKPQEWADTVSANLTSSFAVLRAAVRPMMRQKQGSVVLVSSAAAAIGLANHEAIAAAKGGIDALVRSAAATYGRSGVRVNAVAPGLVETPLTERITKSGPGRASSEAMHALGRIGEPEDIAAAMAWLLGSEADWVTGQTLGVDGGLGRVRSA; encoded by the coding sequence ATGACGAATCAAGAACCGGTTTATCTCATCTTCGGAGCCTACGGTGGCGTTGGCGGTGCGCTCGCCAGGCGGCTGGAGCTCGGGGGGGCGCAGCTCGCCCTTTCCGGGCGGGATCCCGCACGGCTGGCCCCTTTGGCCACGGAACTCGGTGCGCTTGCGCTCCCGGCCGACGCATCGGACTTCGAAGCCGTAGAACAGGCAGTCGAGCAGGTCATGGATGCTCATGGACGCATTGATGGAGTTGCGAGTTGCGTGGGCAGCCTCCTCCTCAAGCCGGCTCACCTGACGAAGCCGCAGGAATGGGCCGACACCGTGTCCGCCAATCTGACCAGCTCGTTCGCCGTGCTGCGCGCGGCGGTGCGGCCCATGATGAGACAGAAGCAGGGGAGCGTGGTCCTGGTCTCGTCCGCCGCCGCGGCCATCGGGCTCGCGAACCATGAGGCGATTGCGGCTGCCAAGGGAGGCATCGATGCGCTGGTGCGCTCCGCCGCGGCGACGTACGGCCGATCCGGCGTAAGGGTGAACGCCGTCGCGCCCGGACTCGTTGAGACGCCGCTGACGGAGCGCATCACCAAGAGCGGGCCCGGGCGTGCGTCCTCGGAAGCGATGCACGCGCTTGGTAGGATTGGAGAGCCGGAGGACATCGCCGCTGCCATGGCGTGGCTTCTCGGGTCCGAGGCAGACTGGGTGACCGGGCAGACGCTCGGTGTGGACGGAGGCCTCGGGCGTGTGCGCTCCGCGTGA
- a CDS encoding outer membrane beta-barrel protein, translated as MQYTRGWEDEAYHLKEESNVRVGTDMTHLEAVENTLPLSIDYTRPLASGRLQLGGRLRTRWLPITYAVDRGVGSVIYDGLGDESDWDEDLFAAYVNFVRAKPSYSVEAGLRAEQTNVTYTIPDENSY; from the coding sequence CTGCAGTACACCAGGGGCTGGGAAGACGAAGCCTACCACCTCAAAGAAGAATCGAACGTCCGGGTCGGGACGGATATGACCCATCTGGAAGCCGTCGAGAACACACTGCCGCTGAGCATCGATTACACGCGGCCCCTAGCGAGTGGGCGGCTCCAATTGGGAGGGAGACTGCGGACCCGCTGGCTGCCCATCACCTACGCCGTAGACCGAGGTGTAGGCAGCGTCATTTACGATGGCCTGGGCGACGAGTCCGACTGGGACGAGGACCTGTTCGCGGCCTATGTGAACTTCGTCCGGGCCAAGCCCTCGTACTCGGTTGAAGCTGGGCTACGTGCGGAGCAAACCAACGTGACCTATACGATCCCGGACGAGAACAGCTACTAA
- a CDS encoding CsgG/HfaB family protein yields the protein MRLDQILPAVLLLLAAGAAAPTPQEAPKTVAVLRFDNNTGDERYAHLGRAMSAMMISDLSVIEGIRFVERERVEVLLEELDLQQSGYADPATAVNVGMISGAQYVITGAFASVDPEMRLDTRVASVETTEIIQTADATGLKDELFALQQILAEQLIEGLALALTEEDRERLRAQQEANRIDNVEAALAFSHALCLLDEGAYVEAFDQIQDVQSAAPASALVRGTLDLLKDKVADAAKSSVTDRANRAIGGLLGRRRQAQPPSRPASARPDTSSTSTCSTPGAGKTKPTTSKKNRTSGSGRI from the coding sequence ATGCGCCTGGATCAAATCCTCCCAGCCGTCCTCCTCCTGCTCGCCGCTGGTGCGGCCGCACCAACCCCTCAGGAAGCCCCCAAGACCGTCGCGGTGCTCCGTTTCGACAACAACACGGGCGACGAACGCTACGCCCACCTGGGCCGCGCAATGTCGGCCATGATGATCTCGGATCTGTCGGTGATCGAGGGAATCCGCTTCGTCGAGCGCGAGCGCGTCGAGGTCCTGCTCGAGGAGCTCGACCTGCAGCAGTCGGGGTACGCGGATCCGGCCACCGCAGTGAACGTCGGAATGATCAGCGGTGCCCAGTACGTCATCACGGGGGCGTTCGCATCCGTCGATCCCGAGATGCGACTGGACACCCGCGTGGCGAGCGTCGAGACCACCGAGATCATCCAGACGGCGGATGCGACGGGACTCAAAGACGAGCTCTTCGCCCTGCAGCAGATTCTGGCCGAGCAACTCATCGAAGGACTCGCGCTGGCCCTCACCGAGGAAGACCGCGAGAGGTTACGCGCGCAGCAGGAAGCCAACCGAATCGACAACGTGGAGGCGGCGCTCGCCTTTTCCCATGCGCTCTGTCTCCTGGACGAGGGTGCCTATGTCGAGGCCTTCGACCAGATCCAGGACGTGCAGAGCGCCGCCCCGGCCTCCGCGCTCGTGCGGGGCACGTTGGACCTCCTGAAGGACAAGGTGGCCGACGCCGCCAAGAGCTCCGTAACCGACCGGGCCAACCGCGCGATTGGTGGGCTTCTCGGGCGGAGACGCCAGGCACAGCCGCCGAGTCGCCCGGCGTCGGCGCGCCCGGACACGAGCTCGACGTCAACCTGCAGTACACCAGGGGCTGGGAAGACGAAGCCTACCACCTCAAAGAAGAATCGAACGTCCGGGTCGGGACGGATATGA
- a CDS encoding CIA30 family protein has product MTSTPLLALMTIAQALVTSGPNTSRSDLPKAMSGSSPAPEQVERVIVDFTGEHPQRWAIVNDGVMGGRSNSNIEVTDQRTAVFSGFLSLENNGGFASTRAALGSKVLEGFDGVVLRVRGDGRTYQLRFRMDGRFDGVAYQAEFTTESGEWTEVDLPFEAFQPSFRGFVPRRVPGLDPPRIRQMGILIGDKIEGPFSLELEWVKAYRRAETDEPA; this is encoded by the coding sequence ATGACTTCGACGCCCCTACTCGCCCTGATGACCATCGCACAAGCACTAGTCACCTCAGGCCCAAACACTTCACGGTCCGACCTGCCCAAGGCGATGTCAGGGTCCTCGCCCGCCCCAGAGCAAGTCGAGCGCGTGATTGTCGACTTCACCGGCGAGCATCCTCAACGCTGGGCCATCGTGAATGATGGGGTCATGGGCGGGCGGTCCAATAGCAACATCGAGGTGACGGACCAGCGTACGGCAGTCTTCAGTGGGTTCCTCTCGCTGGAGAACAACGGTGGATTCGCGTCTACCCGTGCTGCGCTCGGGTCCAAGGTCCTGGAGGGCTTCGACGGTGTCGTGCTCCGCGTTAGGGGAGACGGTCGCACCTATCAGCTTCGTTTCAGGATGGACGGGAGGTTTGACGGGGTGGCCTACCAAGCCGAGTTCACGACCGAGTCGGGTGAATGGACCGAGGTCGATCTTCCCTTCGAAGCGTTCCAACCGTCATTCCGTGGATTCGTTCCACGGCGGGTCCCAGGTCTGGACCCACCCCGTATCAGACAGATGGGGATTCTCATCGGCGACAAGATCGAGGGGCCGTTCAGCTTGGAACTGGAATGGGTGAAGGCGTACCGGCGTGCCGAAACGGACGAACCCGCGTAA